GACGATGGTATTCACCGTGCTCTGCCTGACACAGTTAGGCCATGTCCTTGCCATAAGGTCGGAGAAACAGTCCCTGTTCACCATAGGCTTGTTCACCAATAAATTCCTTCTCGGCGCAGTTGTATTGACGTTTATACTTCAGATGGCAACCATATATGTCCCGGCATTTAACTCTGTATTTAAGACAGAGCCGTTGACACTGAGTGAACTTGCGTTAACACTCGCATTATCATCTGTGGTTTTCGTTGCGGTTGAGATAGAAAAATGGTTCAAGAGGAGAATGGATTAATTGCAGGTGGATGATAGCGTTAGTCATCAATAGCTGTACTGAGCCGGGAATTACGGTAAATAAGTTTTAAGCCACGTTTGCCGTTTTTTCCTGTTTCACGCGTTCATGAAGCCAGATTTTTATTAACGCACCCCTGTCAACGCCAATCTCTTTACGGATGTCATCAATATCATTTACCAGCGATTCCGCTATATCAAGAGTGATTCTGACTTTCTTCCCGTGATGGATAACAGTAGCTTTGGACATATCTACAAGATCATGGATATCCTCGCCTTCATCAAAGCGTTTGTCGAACTCCTTCGCAGTCTTAGCTGTCTTTTTCACTGTCATATAGGCGAGTTCCCAGTCTGCCGTCACTTCAACGTATAACTGCCGTCCTCATTCCGAATCAAACGGCCATGAAGAAGTTGTTCCGCCAGCACAAGGCCGTCTCCGAAGTATTTAATTCTCTCCTCGACTGACATGTCTGTGGTGTCGTTATTAACTGCGTCCTTCCATTCCCACACTTCTGTCAAAGCCCGGGATATGGCAATCACAGGTTCAGTTGTTTTTATAAAGCACCTCCATTGGATTTGTCAAAATCTTGATTAAGTTGGTCTGACTTACTTACAGAAGGAGAAAAATCTACTCCACAAGATGACTCCACCCATCTAATTTTACTTCCAACCGTCGATAGTTCGCTTTCTAAAATGCTCAATGCAGACTGATAATCAGATTTAGCTGAATTATAATCATCTACAGCATCATTATATTCTCTCCGTTGTGATTCACACCTATCTCCATAGAGATCATATATATCGGGGAAATCTAAACAACTTCTTAAATCATTTTTCTTATCTTCGACTTCTTCTTTTTTATCTTCATATTCGTTTTTCGCTGATTCAGCCGATTGAGCAGCATCTGAAGCATAACTTGCGGCTCTACGAAGACTGTCAAGTTCACTTGCACAACTACCCCAATCTTCTGCCCAAATAATAGAACTTGTACAGGTTAGTAACATCAAAATACTGATAAAAATAATACTCATAATTTTTCCATGACTACAATAAACCATTGTTAGCACAACGCAGCAGGTAAGCGGCTTGTCTGCTTGACCTGGTGGTTAGTATTACTTTGATGCATAATTTTCAAGAGTTACAAATTCATACAACTTTCTACTGGTACCCGGTAAATAATACTTGCCAAAAACCATAAAATAAAAGAGAGAGTTATACTCCTCTCTAATTCTGCGTGCGACATCAGCATACCCAAGAATATTACCTCCGTTTGTGACCCAAAGCACCGGCACAAAAATAAAATTTGGGAGATCCTTAACTTGATGGAATTTATGATTAAATTTTCTTTCAATCCGACACTCAAGAAAACGCATCAGTTTATCGGTAGATTCGATTTTCGCATGATCAATCAAGATCGTAAAAACTTCTATAAGGCACGGCGTCCCATCCCATTGTATTTCAAAATCAATTGGCCTACCGTTCGGCAATTTTGACTCGTATGATAGAAGCGTAGTTCTGCCATCTTGAAGAAAGATGTTTATAGTGGCCAGTTCAGCAAGGTAAGTGACATACTTGGAATCATTATCAGTCATATCAATAATCATTTTGTAGCAGATATTTCCTATACCACTCCTAAGATTAGCAGGTATACTTGCATTCAAAGAGTGTAGAGTGCGATCAATAAAATCCAATTTAAGACAGGCATCCTCGTCTGCTTCGTTTGCATCCCAAAATAAATCAAATAGAGATTCTTTTACCTCAAATACACCGCCTTTGTCTATACTTTGCTGAATACGAGAGAGCCGATTTTCATACGCAATTTTAATATTTTTTATCTGAGTGTTGCCAGGGCTAAAAATGTTAAACATTGAAGGAATATAATGCTTTATTAACGCTATGGAATCATGCATTTCTTTTGACTCCCAACCAGTTATTATGTAGATAGAGAACATTAGCACAAAGTTGTAATTCAGTCAATAACTTTTTAAGGTTATTTTATAGCTATCAATATATTTTTCATTCGAGGCAAATATTCACAATCCTCGTTTTATAAATACTGCATTTGTGAAGCAAACATATTTACAAGTAGTCAGCTTGAAATGTTATCCTTTCTCATGAACGGACATCTGATGCAGGTTGATATTCTTTTTCCTATTGACGCAGGGTCATTCACATATCTTGTGCCTGATGATATAAACGCTGACATTAAGATCGGTTCTCGTGTGCTTGCGCCGTTCAGGCGTTCTGAAAAGGTCGGCATTATAATCGGAATTGGAAGAGAGTTACCCCCCTTAAATTCCCCCCTTGCCAAGGGGGGATACAGAGGGGTCAAGGGTGAGGGAGGGGAAAAGAGAATAACTCTCAAATCTATCGAGAAGGTCTTTGATGAAGAGCCGCTTGTCCCTGATAAACTGCTCAAGCTCATGGATTGGGTAGGGCAGTACTATATCTCCTCACCCGGCATGGTTTTGAAGAACGCATTGCCATCATCCATTTTTGAAGGCAAAAAAACCGGAAAGCAGAGAATCACTTCCGGCTCGGAAGATGGAATTAAAAAACGCATCGTACTGAACCCTGAACAGAAGAGCGCCTTGGAGAAGATCAATAATGCACAATCAGGTGTGTTCCTTCTTCATGGTGTCACAGGCAGCGGCAAGACAGAGGTATATATCCGGGCTGTAAAATCTCTTCCTCAGAATAAATCTGCAATAGTCCTTGTGCCTGAGATAGCTATCACAGCCCAGATGATAGGACAGTTCAGGAATAACTTCGGCGACAAGGTTGTCTTTTATCACAGCGGGCTTTCTGTCGGCGAGCGGCTTGCGAGCTGGCATAAGATGCGCACAGGCGAGGCGAAGGTGGTGCTTGGCGTGAGGAGCGCGGTCTTTTCGCCTTTTGATAATCTCGGCCTTATCATAATTGATGAGGAGCATGATGGATCTTATAAACAGTTTGACGGACTTAAATACAGCGCAAGAGATGTCGCGCTTGTGCGGGCGCAGATAGAAGGCATAAAGATAGTTCTCGGCTCAGCCACTCCCTCTCTTGAGACCTTTTATAATTCAGAGATCGGGAAGTTCACAAAGATCGAACTTCAGCACAGGA
The sequence above is drawn from the Nitrospirota bacterium genome and encodes:
- a CDS encoding CopG family transcriptional regulator, whose translation is MTVKKTAKTAKEFDKRFDEGEDIHDLVDMSKATVIHHGKKVRITLDIAESLVNDIDDIRKEIGVDRGALIKIWLHERVKQEKTANVA